The nucleotide sequence CTTCCATTCCAGAGATAAAGAAGGCAACGCAGGATTTATTACGGCAAACTGATTCCATTTTAGGGGCTTTAATGGTTTTGACTGCAACAGTTCCCCAACAAAACCAGGAAGCAAGCATACTGGGAAAGAGAGAATCTGAAGAACGGTCTTCTTCCAAAGTGGAGGATGGTGCCTCAGGGACTTTGCAGAGAGGAAGAAAGCTCACTAGCTCAGTGGACAATTTGGTATTGGATGAAGACAAAGATGAGGAAAGGAAAGCACTTTTTTCAACTGCAGAAAGTGCCATGGAGGCTTGGGCAATGCTGGCCACTGCCCTAGGCCATCCGAGTTTTATCAGATCTGAATTTgagaaaatatgttttttagATAATGAATCTACAGACACACAGGTGAGGTTATGAAAGTTTTTATTGCGCTATATAATTTGAATTCATGAAACGGGAAAATGTTTATTTTCCATAGTCATGACTTAGCTAtgagttttcattttttatcaTACGATGTGGCAGGTAGCAATTTGGTGTGATTCTTCGCAGAGGCGAGTTGTTGTTGCCTTCAGGGGGACAGAACAAGTAGGTTATATATATCTTGCATTTTCCTGAACAAAGTTGACTACTCTGGGTTTCAGTGTTATTCACTTGTATATTGATGAGTCTAGGCTAGATGGAAGGACTTGCGGACTGATCTAATGCTAGTTCCTGCAGGGTAATGCCAATCATTCCCAAATTGTCTCTTCTTTGTTATCTTTcctttttagtgatttttcctGGCAATGAGTCTAAGTGTTGGTTTTACATCATTGAAACGCTCTCATACTATTTAAGCTTATTTGGACTGTGATGGAATATATTCAGAATATCCAATCAGTAGTTACAAAGTTGTAACCATTGTTTATACatgactttcaagtttcaactaagTAAGTGATATCACCAGGAAATGCATGAAACTACCGGagctaaaaatataattttttcataGTAGCTTTTGAGGATTATCAGATGGGGTTCTGATATTTGTTCTTGTTTTCCCTTTCTCATCtcatttaaaattattattttttctcatttttgtctgCTTCTTAATATACTCTTTGGCATCCAAATTTTACCCTTTTCTCAGTTTCCCATTGAAAGGAACTCTGTTTTCTAAAATCTAATATTTTGTTTCACTTAATGGTGATTTTATCTGCTTTTGCAGGCTAAACCCTGAGAGAATTGGTGGAGATTTCAAGCAAGAAGTTCAAGTATGTGAGACTTAAGCGTATTGGGTATTGTCTTAAAAGTATATATTATGCAAGCtaaaggtcacaagttcaattccttgaAATAGTCTCTCTGTATATTATGTGGGGGCAAGGTCTGTGTACATCTTGTCTGTTATAGACCTCGCCTAcagtgggagccttgtgcatgagtgTTGTTGACGGATGAACATGTGGCTCATTGGTAGAGTtataggggtgcaacctagatgtcacatgttcaattcctagaaatcacctctccacatattatgtgggataaGATTTACATAAatcttgcatgtccccgacTGTGCCCACTATAGAAGCCTTGTGCAccggtgttgtttacctttattatgcaaggaattttgttgaaaaccATATTAGCACTTGTCATTTGGTGAATGTTGCAATAATATTTTCAGGTACATAGTGGTTTTCTAAGTGCATATGATTCAGTCAGAATAAGGATCATCTCCATCATCAAATTATCAATTGGTTATGAGTAAGTTTTACTTTAATAGAGATTGATTTATCTACAACCATGAAATCATTGTAGTAGACCTGCATGAATGAAGGAAATTGAATGAATGCCTTCTTATTGTTGGGTTTATAAACTTGACAGTCATTTGATTTGCATGCATgagattcttaaaaaaaatatacattccAAAATGCTGAAATTGTTATTGTTTATTGCTACTGGTAGGCATAACTATTGGAAAAATAGGTTTAGTAGAATTAAGTGCAAAATGAATTCACTGTTTTATGTTTCCATATTGTGCACAAGTTTGCTGACTATTTACCATGTATTCTAGTGGTAGATGTACGATATTGTTGGTGTTTTCTTCATTAATGTCAAAGAAATACAGATATTGCAATGTTGAATCCTCAGCATGGGTTATGTACAAATATTAGCCATGTATCTCATTTCATGCAAGTGTTGAATGATGTCATCCTTTGTTGTTCATATTTAGAATAAAGTCCTCTTGCTGAtgtaattcaaaatattttcctAAATATATTATCAAGTTTATGTATTTGGACTTGATctccttttatttttataaagatCTCCATCTTTCTTCCAAAAATCTTTTGGCAATCCTGCATATATGTGGGGAAGTTGCAGATATCCCCTTTGAAAAATTACATTTAGACTTACATGGATGACTTATAGTCTAATAAGGTAGCTAACTGTGAACTCTTAATGCTAGAAAGCCCTTGGAAATCAAAGACTGGGATTCGGGTTTAATACAGAAGAATTTTAAGGTTGATTAGGAATTGTTTTGATGGAGTAgggtataaaaatataaattatttgatCAGTTAGCTGCTTTTGAATCTGATTCAAATCGCTTGAACACTGGTCAATTGAAAGCTATGTGTTGGATAGAagaaagataaaagaaagaagGCACAAGGGAGCAAATAGGCCTTAGAAAGCCATGTAACTCTTTATTATATGCTACTTCATTGGAAATAAGAAATGCAACTGTAAAGTAAAAGGCTTAAAAAATCAAACCGTAAATTTAGAAAACAGATCTGTTGGAAGATAATACTAGGACAAGAAAACCCAAGTTAGCTGTACATGCAAATGCGAGTATGGCATGACTTAAAAGATAGAAAGTATTGAGAACCACAATAAATTAATAACTTAGTATATCTAATAGCTTGGTCTTTTGATTTCATAGtgcttacatttttgttttagttttttttggttccttggtaAGTGAGTAGAGGGTGAGGAGCCGTGTGTACTatgttttgttcttcttctttttttcgcGTAGTATTTCTTGTCTTCTTTCATCCTGCTTCCTTAGGGAATGTCCttgtattatatttttgtttttgttgaaaattttgtttggcTTCACGTGTGTAGTTATTAACAAAGAAGGTAGATATGTGATTTACATCCTACAATTCCTGCAGTGACAGAGATGACATTGTTGAGACACTACACAGATGGCATGTTTATGTGACTGGTCATAGTCTGGGAGGGGCATTAGCCACCCTACTTGCCCTTGAACTTTCTTCGAGTCAGCTGATGAAGTGAGTTTTTCTCTGTCCAGCTTTGTTCTCTATGCACCTTATGATTTTGTCCTCAAGCaccattgttttgaattattgaCCCAAGATCACTGAGAAATCTATGTCGTAATATTATGTTCCTTAATTAAAAAAAGGCACCCACAAAATTTGTTGAAGTAGATGAAGGAGAGAGAACTTAATGTATGCAAAGATGTATGATTTGCCACTTCTGAAGCTACAAAGTCAATATTTCAGAAGTTGGTCACAATTGATCCTGCATAATTGATTACCGGTCAGAAATTCAAATCTGTCAAGATGACTATGTTAATGTTTGTTAGAATTAGTGCTCAAAAGGAGCCCATAAGATCAGTATGACAATAGTAGTTGCACTGTCCTAAAGATTATTTTATATTGGGTCGTTGAATCCTAATGTATATCGTGTTTTAGAACTGTTGCATTGCAAATACTCACTGAATTCCCTGTTTGACTATTTCTTCATGATCTTCAGGCGTGGGGCTATTTCTGTGACTATGTATAATTTTGGTTCTCCAAGAGTTGGTAACAAAAGATTTGCAGATGTTTAcaataaggtaatgatggaATTATGTGTGATACACTCAGAATCACAAATTCACATATGTGCTCGCCTGCTCGGATCACTTGAACATATGCCTCTATGTGCAGACCCACATGAAAACCCAGTTTCACATGACTATGTGCATTTCAGAAACACACACATTGTTCacatttctcaaaataattttttatcatcGTATGAAAATATATACCCTTGGATCCTAGCCTTCATGTCTGTGCTTTTGCTCATGAATAATTGGCAACAATAATTCATAAAACTATGAAGGTTGGTGTATTACAAAGTGATATGGATAACAGCATACAGTCGTGCATATTATTTTTATCTAAAAAGTTATAGGAATATTATACTTATGGAAATTGATGCGGATGATATGCTGGGGAAAAAGAGAACTTATACTATGACTTGTCCAAAattatgctttagaattgcaacCCACTCTTAACTGTATATATTGTGCATATCCTTTTTCTTCATTCCATGTAAACTGGCACAGAGGTTCCATTTGTTTGATTGAAACATTCCCTAAGATTCTGTTGATTATGGTTTTCTTCATACTTTTGAAGTGACACTATTTACCTTCTACATATGCTACAACAGTTGATTTGCAGTTAACTATTTAGACTTGCATTAGCCGACTTCTAATATTATACTATTAGAATTAGGTTTACCTGCaatattaaaatttcaaaacctTCTCCATAAATAAGGTCAGCCCTGGTACAATTTCAATCAATAAGTTGTATAGAATTTCTtctatgtatttttcttttattataacTTAAATCCCTTTTGGAAACCTGAGAAATTAATTATACTTCTTGTGCATCAAAAagtgttaaaaaataaaaattctttttAGTCTTCGTCTTTGAACTAAATGCATGTCCAGTAAATGTTCTTCAATGCATGCGCAGAAAGTCAAAGATAGCTGGAGAGTTGTAAACCACAGAGACATAATACCAACTGTCCCACGCTTGATGGGTTATTGCCATGTCGCTCAACCTGTTTATCTTGCTGCTGGAGTATTAAGAAATGCCTTTGTAAGTTCTGACTCTGGCTATGTATTCTGCTCTATGTCATTTGTATCGTCCATAACAATCCTGCTTGAAACTTTAGAGGCATATTCTGTATGTTATTGGTGCCATACTCTACATAGCTGAACAGATTGTTGTTTTTTGTACGGAGAAATATTTACTAATAAAAGAGGGCACCAAACTAAGGGCCAAAGATACACTACTACTGAATGAGATTTAGAACAGTCTCCTTAACATGGCAACCTCTCCCCACATATCCTCTGAACCAAAGTGAAAAAAATATCAAGCCATGAGCTCGCTGTTTTACTGAAAGGAGATTCATCCCCTCTTAAATCCTGTTATTCCTCTCCAACCAAGTTTTCCAGCTGATAGCCAAAGGCAACAGGTCGATGATGCCTTTACAATTCTTTGATCTTGATAATCAAGAGAAGGCCAACGCTACAGGTTTGATAGTACCTGCAACAACCCACTGGACACCCAAAATACATTCAACAATGTTCCAAAGTGGAAGGCTACAAATTTGGTGGAAATCCACAACATTTCTGATCTGGATGATTGATTTGACTTGATGGTGTTTAGTGAATGATTTAACACTACCTGAAATAGgatttttttcattcttctttatcttttccctttgttctttttttttttcatttttcgaaAGATTTTTCTTACAGACAAACATGTGATCTAGTGAAAGAGTTAATAGGGATGCAACCCAGAGGTCACATGTTTAATTCctagaaacagcctctccacatattatgttggGGTAATGTCTGTGTAATTGCGAGAGCCTTGTGTATGGGAGTCGTTTACCTTTTCTTCCTTCACCTTTAGCCtatcaattttttaaaacaactctattgcacaagactcccgcagTGGCAGAGTCGGGGATAGAAagaatgtacgcagaccttatcctacataatatgtggcgagactgtttccaggaattgaacatgtgtcTTCTAGGTTGCACGACTTCAACTCTATTACTTTAGCCTATCAATCTCTTgctaaaaaattaaatgaacaACTTAATTCTTTTTCTTCAGTTTTGTGGGTTAGCTTTTACTTCAAAAAGGGGCAGGTGCCAAACTGCCTTAAAaactttgtatttttctttcctCAGTTTTGTGCATGTTTGATGAGAAAATTCAGTTGGTTTGTGTAGTACTGTATACATTCGTTTAACATTACTTTCTGTGGTTCCAAAAAGGCATGGTGCCTTGGGTAGTTGGGGAGTctacatcattattttttgctTAAACTTAATTTAGCGTTCTTATAACATGATTGGCAGCACTCATGCTATAATTTATACAGTAAGCAATCCTGCTGTAGATTTTTGTTGCCCATGATATCTCGCATTAGGAACAAAACATAATCTTGCATGTTGTTAGAGACTTAGAGCAGTTATTCAACTCATGTACTTTTATGTTTACTTTAAATGAGCTACTGAATGCAGCCACTTACAAGTTGATACCAATGTACAATAATAACCAGGAAAACACGGAGCTTCTGAAAGACGGTTATGAAGGTGATGTGATTGGGGAGGCCACACCAGATGTTATTGTCACTGAATTTGTGAGTTTCTGTTATTTATTCACAAATGATCATTGATGTCATCtcaatatttattatattatatgatcCTCTCTAACTCAAATATGGGATGTGCTCAAAATTTATGGACATTGTCCTCCCGGGAACATGACAAGGGAGATGTCCATCAGATGATTCAATTCaatttattgcatagttactGCAGAGACAACTTTTGTGAAGAATGGCTCCAAATCATAGCCAGTAGGGAAAGGCTCTTGGCATCATTTAGGCAATATTTTCTAATTATATAGCTGATTTACAAGGATTATGCATTATGAAATTTGTGACGGACAACGCTGTGAAATTGAACTTTTCACTGATAAAAAgtttttatacatttagctGTTAGTGAGATCTAATTGGGTTAAAATGGATATTAAGAAATGCAAGATTAGATTTCCTTGTCCACATTTTAAGTTCTTGGTAAGAAAAGCGATGGATATGACAAGAAAAATATTACTGCATCATACTTTCATTGTCTATCAGGAGTAGGATTGTATAGTATGCTGGTATATGGTTGGATTCACTGgaatttgtactttattttgtgtttctaTCTTATCCTTTCGTGTACTGTCTAATTTATCAGAGAGCATTTGTTGGtggaatgaaaagaaaaatgtcGGCTGATGATTAAAATAGCTTTACACAGAGTGCTCTTTCCCCTAGATTTTTGACCTTATCACATTAGGGACGTTCTCATTTCAGACTGATTTGAGGTACCTTAAGATTAATCCTAAATCATCAATACCTAGAGATTCTAGACATAATATGATAAGGTTGTTTGGACATGGTCCCTTCCTATGAGTTACTCTCATGGCGCTCCCTCTCCAGTGACAAGACCAAAAGGAAGATCCTTACAATGCTCCCCATGTCCATCATGTGGCACATCTGGAAAGAATGAAACCACAGAATCTTTGATTCAAAGGAGATATCCTTTGACCTCTTTATTGATAACTGGTTTAGTTGTATCAAGTTTTGGTGTTCCTCTCTCCATACCAATCTGCTTGAGGCTTTGTTTCCAGCCTTCTTGTAGTTCTCTGGGTCGCACCccttggtgctttaataaaactttaaccattcaaaaaaaaaaaagacgtgTGGCCTTGTATGGTTTACTGTAACATTATATCGTAGCCTAGATGTGTGCAAATTCAATTCACGGTTACCCCCCTAGTTTTCCAATACCTAATTGATCCTGATTCTAAGCATTTGATGCAGATGAAAGGTGAGAAGGAACTCATTGAAAAGATATTGCAAACTGAGATAAACATATTTCGTTCTGTCAGAGATGGGAGCGCCCTTATGCAGCACATGGAGGACTTCTACTATATCACCCTGCTAGAGGTACATATCTTCTTTTTACATGGCTATGTATCCCATGTTTTTCACCCTTCTAGTGACATCATCAATGATACAGTAGCAAATATGAAAAGATAAgagtgtttttcttttccttcaccCTTTCCCCCCTTTTCATAGAATTATCAGATTCTTTTATGAAGTCTTTGATTTGAATCTTTTTATGATTAAGAAAATGAACGAACGAGGAAAGAATATAGTAGCAGAGTCGGGGACAATCAAAGCTTAGTTCCATTTTTCTAGCTATTCATTATATTATGACAAATTTGCACATTTCCCCCTAACACTTTATATGAGTAATTTGCTCAACACTCCTTGTAAATTGGAACATTGACATCTATCATGACGAACTTGCTCCATCTTGTATAAACGTACCCAATCAACAACCTTTACGGAGTGTCACTTAACTGATCTCTCGATTTAACTTCGTGGtgaaaaattttcctttttactGAAGTTATAATGAAATGACATCCACCTCTGTCCTTGGCTCTTTCACAAAAAACGTGGCTGAGCAATGTTAAATGCATATTGATAATCATAAAGCATTTCCGATATAATTGTCATGTGAGAAACTCATATCCTTCAATAGTGCTGCACCCTCACCATCTCTCTTGACAGTCATTAGTTTCTCGAGAGAGAAACTTCTTTGGCACCATCTCATATGCTGTATCTGTCGTTGCTTGGTACTAGATTTATCACTTGATCTTGCCACTGCTTAAATTACACATGCTCCATTCCATGTTAGGTGGGTGGATTGACAGACTACAGTTCAGAGTCCTTCTAGAACCTAAGGCTACATGCATAAACTGTGGTGATTATATACCTACAAGTATATAACAGTAatgatacaattttgaactttactgtGGTAATTTGAAGACTAATAACATTGAAGGACGAGGCTGTGTCTGGTTTAATTGGAACGATGGTTGGAAGTTCAATGTTTTGCATGCCACAGTTAATGTTCGTCGTCATTTTTGGAATAAGAATTTCTAAGAATCGATAGGCCCTTACCCTATTCCCAGAGAGGGAATGGGCGGGCCAAGAGATGAGATCGACAGAAGATAGTCGCAGATCCATCTGCGATCAACACATCCTGAAGAGTCAAACAAAGAGTACAGTGAATACAAGAGGGAGGAAGGCTGTCTTATCCATGCATAGTGTGGTTGGTAGTTACTTCTTTGAGTGTGCTTgatttttagtattatttttttcctggttTGAGATCTTTAAGATTGGGAAAATGTAGTTCAAGAAAAGCTAAGAAGTGCTTAGTTGAGCCAAACGAAAATTTAAGGGAAATTAAAGttcaaaaaaagataagaagTGCACAGTTGggtcaaatgaaaatttaagtaCAATTTGTTCTTTCAGCCAAAGTATCTTGGTTTTCTAGGAAGTTTACATCATGGTGATACAATTACTCTAACTccagagagaaaataaaatgaaataatatcCAAAGCTTTAAACCATGACTAAAAATTAGTACAGGAAATGAAACTTTTTTGGTGAATTTTCTGTGTCCCGTGCTATACTCATTTGGCAATGCTATATGTTTTTCAACTTTCATTTCCCTATTTTGGTGGTTCTCTTGTTTGTTGCTTTCTGTGTTCTCTTGTTTGTTGCTTTCTGTGTTACTTTCATTAATTTGGTTATGATGTTCAGCTAATACATCATTTTCTCATTACAACTGGGTTGCTGTTGCcacttttattattatcttcatCCTTATCACAAAATTGGCTTTTATCAGAATGTGAGATCATACTACGGAACTGTTCAAAGGcctcaaaataatgaaaatagcaGAATCTCAGCCGGCTAAGAAGGCTATGTTGTCTATAGGCCTGCTGCTGAGCCTCTATGTGTATAGCAGATTGTTGATCACAAAATTGCAAGCAGTATAGTAGATTGTTTCAGGAAAGACTTACATCCAGGTTTGTTTTGTCTTTGCACAGAAGTTATATTTACATGtacttttaatttatttgagtTCTCATACCTACTGAATCATAAAGAGACATCTTGTTCTCTAAGAGAATCACATGATTTATGCCTAATAGTGTAATGAGTTTTCATTAACACAATAATAATGTAaatgccttttctttttggatGGTGCCACAAGTATACAGTTTTTTCAGCTTGTCTTGTAATCAAATGCTCGTTTCCATATAAGTAAGGGTAATCAAGCATTTGAATTAATTCTACAAAAATCAAGAAATACAACTTCGTCTTGTTTGGATTTGTTATTATATCTTATTTTTCAACTGCACTATGGTGAATTGATTTTCATTGCAATGACATGCATTGTCGAGTAAGTTATTGAGTCGATCCGCTTTGCCGGAAAGTATTGAAGCTGAATCTCCAGGTAGGTATGGTCTCATATATGAAAATGATGAAATGGATGGAAGGGGAGAGCAACCTATTGACTCTATCGAACGGCATCGGAGATATATGTTTGAGAAAACCAGACCAGCACCATATGGATCAAGTGATTCTTGTCCATTCCACTCATAATAGACACCTTTGTCTTCCAATCATCTTCCAAGCTCTTTTCTCAGAGACTACTAGAAATATGTATGATTGAAACACCAAACTGGAACACAAATCTTCTACCCCAGAACCAATGGACGATGAAAACGAACAAATCAAAAGGGACGTCAATGAAATTTTGAAGGAATTACAAAAAAGCTGTATCCGGGATTCTACAATTTCCAAGGGAATTACAGACTCTTGGATTCAGATCCAACAATGTTATTGAGAGCCACATTAGCAAAGCTAAGTATATTCTCTTTCCTCTTCCCCCTTTCTTCTTCCATCACTTGAATCAAGTTGTCAAAGACCCCATTCCGATTTCCAAGTCTTCCTCTCTCATGCATAGAGCCGCTGATTATTTTTTTGCTTGTGGTTTCTCACCCCAAGGAATAAGAAGCATCAGAGAGAGGAGCAGAAAGCCAGCGATAGCCACAACAGAGAAGATGGGAAAGGAGGAGACTAGAAAGCACAGTCGCTCAAGTTTATGCCAAGGGTGGAGATATATGCTAAAGCGTAAAGCCAGAATATGCTAAATTGAGAGTACACAATTCAAGAGGAACTGTAGCATCCCCCGATCAAGTCCACAAAAAAGTTAATGGAAAAGCCATAAAATATCCAAATTCACAAGCACCAATCTAAAACCCACCTCACCTGCAGTCCACCCACAAGAAGAGACTGTTTTAAATGGTTGTCTACTAtcatatttttcaagttttattttcGATCAGTCATTAAGAATGAAAACAAGAACCAGAGTAAAGCCCAACAAATAACTTCAGTTCTTTCCAGAATACAAAGACATCACAAATAGCGTGACTATCCTGACAATCAAAGATAACCATTGACCATGCCACCACAAAATCTGGTGGCAAGGCATCCCTTAATAAAGATCCCTACCTTGTCCCCTAAATTCAGCTCATGTGTGCCTTATTCAACAATAAAATATAGAAGCATCTCTCAAGAGCAGTAAGCTAACAAAATCACTCAAATCCAGATACATGGATCTTGGTTTCAAAGAAGATGGACATGCTCGTTACTGAAAGCAGTATGTCCCATTTGACAACATTGACCATCTATCATCCAAATGCAACTAAGAAACACACTAACTCATCTAAACCAACAACCCAAgcatttcattcaattttttcgtctcaaaagaaaataataacagTAAGGGGATATGAATTTATTTCTCTGTTCCACAACACTGCTATAAGAGCATCATCACAGGATGGTCCTTGAAACACACGTCTTCTAGAACCTAAAACACCAACCAGGCTACCACAACAAGAATAATAGACACCATTTTTAAAGCTTCCTATTTAAGTCAAGTTCCACAGTTAAACATGCAAAGTTCAGTTTCTCGCCTTATATTACATCCAAAGCAACGAAAAAAAGAAGCATCAGAATCAACACCAATGCTCTAGTGTAAGTACCCTAGAAACTCATATTAAACCATCAAAAACTCTGCATCAGAAACCCTACCTGGAATTACACCAAAGGCAATGAAAAATAGAAGCAGAATCAACACCAAGGCACTAGTGTACGTGTCATAAAACTCACACAAAACCATCCAAAAGTAGGGTTTCTCGAAACCTACTCTTGAATTACACCAAAAGCAATTAAAAATTAGAAGCAGAATCAACACCAAGGCTCTAATGTACGTACCCTAAAAACTCACACAAAATCATCCAAAGTTGGTTTTCTCGAAACCTACAATTGAATTACCCCAAAAGCAATGAAAAATAGAAGCAGAATCAAAACCAAGGCCCTAGTGTACGTATCCTAAAAGCTCACATAAGACCATCCAAAATAGGGTTTCTTGAAACCTACTCTTGATGGCCTATATAAAGAGACATCAGCACCCACATTCCATGGAATTAAGGCATAAAAGATTAATTCAAGAACCTAAAAGAACATAATCTTGTAATTCAACTAAGGCAAAAGGAACTTGATATTCATAAGAGAAGAATCACTTAGGGTTCCCAATATGTGGCAAGTCTACTTATATTCCACAATTATATATCAATCGAGAACCATAACAGTGCGCCGATTATAGacaagcaaaaacaaaaggaatggAAGGTTGGATCAGTTGTTGTATTACGAACATGAAGACTGGATCAGTTGATGTCGGAGTCATCGAAATCGTCTTCAAAGGAGTTGAAGAAGTCGGCGTCGGTAAGCTTGCTGTCCATGGGGAAGAAGCCCTCACCGAAGACCTCGATTGGGTCGATATCGTCCACATCCATCGCCATGCTCCCTCCCTGCTCGTCCATCTCCGCCAACAACTCCATCTGCGTCGGCCTCATCTTTCTCTATgcgtctctctcctctctcaagATCTAGAAATGTCT is from Tripterygium wilfordii isolate XIE 37 chromosome 14, ASM1340144v1, whole genome shotgun sequence and encodes:
- the LOC120014930 gene encoding uncharacterized protein LOC120014930 isoform X2, producing the protein MDPWGTSDPYVVMQLNGQVAKSKVKWGTKEPTWNQEFTFNIKLPTNEKLQVAAWDANLVTPHKRMGNAGISLECLSDGNVHDVLVELEGMGGGGKVQLEVKYKSFDEIDDEKKWWRVPFLSEFLKKNNFESALKMVVGSETVPARQFVEHAFGQLKSFNELNNWKNQLLNGYKHGEEGVGKSNDSVAVAEMLSPTERNPETLNDSSCIKERNSESHDDNVSKDNEFLPELVVQFGDPIQSDKHFWKNFSDAINKNVVQSFGLSFSDKLKWDGFDLLYRIGLQSRKIAEAGYIESGLATPEAKDVDHDKASSQNAISSIQASIPEIKKATQDLLRQTDSILGALMVLTATVPQQNQEASILGKRESEERSSSKVEDGASGTLQRGRKLTSSVDNLVLDEDKDEERKALFSTAESAMEAWAMLATALGHPSFIRSEFEKICFLDNESTDTQVAIWCDSSQRRVVVAFRGTEQARWKDLRTDLMLVPAGLNPERIGGDFKQEVQVHSGFLSAYDSVRIRIISIIKLSIGYDDRDDIVETLHRWHVYVTGHSLGGALATLLALELSSSQLMKRGAISVTMYNFGSPRVGNKRFADVYNKKVKDSWRVVNHRDIIPTVPRLMGYCHVAQPVYLAAGVLRNAFENTELLKDGYEGDVIGEATPDVIVTEFMKGEKELIEKILQTEINIFRSVRDGSALMQHMEDFYYITLLENVRSYYGTVQRPQNNENSRISAG
- the LOC120014932 gene encoding small acidic protein 1, translating into MRPTQMELLAEMDEQGGSMAMDVDDIDPIEVFGEGFFPMDSKLTDADFFNSFEDDFDDSDIN